The sequence below is a genomic window from Silene latifolia isolate original U9 population chromosome 7, ASM4854445v1, whole genome shotgun sequence.
ATATCTAGATGATTCTGATCGTAACAAATTTGATGATGCACAAATTCATTGTTTGCAATTTGAAGGGTGTTTGAATTAGTTCATTATAAAAGGTGATCAAGGCTTGAGCCGAATGCAGGCCGGCCTCGAACATGATTTTGGTGACCCGCAATCGGGCAAGCAGGTTTGGGATGGTTTAATGCTCCCAGCTTATGTGAAATTTCAAAAATGCATTGTCTGTACCATCTTCTTTTGTGATTAAAAGGGATAACCCTGTTGTGACCGAGTCTTGTTCATATTGAACATATTCCTAATATGATGCAGGTTCTATACTCAGAAGGGCAAAAATGTATCAGGAATACATGAACAAGGTCCCAATTCCAAACAACCGTGGATCAGTCATTTTATGTAATTCATGGACGGGATTAGCCAAATCTTTGAAGGAATTATACGGGCAACCACTCCACTATCTCACAAATGTCCTCCTTAAGCAGTGGGACCAGGCCCGATTTGAAACCGGTGATGATTATCAGCCGTTGGACACTGTTGTTCATCCTCTTAAAGCAGAATCGACTATCTGGCTCATCGAGGAGGTTCATAGGCGCACAGCATCACATCATCAGCTCTCCAAACTTTGGATGCAGGACCCAGTGTATCATGCATTTATCGACCCTCTCTTCCCTAAAATATGATACTCGTAGTACTTTAGTGTTACCATTTCGGCCATGGAGCAGCACAAAATCATCTGTAGATGAACGTGTTCTCAATTTTACAGGGCAGCCGAATGCTTGTAAATGCTCTGGCTTGTAGGAACAGCTTGGATGGTAATCAGTGTGGTAGGAAGTAGTGAGTATCGACATGTCCTAATGTAGTACTTTATTCACATGGTTAACGGCATGAGGAATTTTTTCTGTTGCCCAAGCTCATCTTACAGAGTTTTAACTGACTGAGATTGTCCGATTTCAGCAGAATGGGATAGGCTTACAGTGTACACCTAATTGATTTTTGGTGGTTTTGAATCAAGGTTGGCTGACTTCCAAGTTCACAACACTGACCAATCTTAGCCACTTGATAAACGTTTAGGAAAACATTTTACGAAACAGCTTGAAAGAAATGCGCTTTACTGGGCACTACTGTTTTTGCGGGCGCATTAGCATTACTAATTGACCAACGATATAAAAACTTGTTATACTTGCGGGACAAAGGGCTTGTTATTTGCAGTTGATTTAAGTTTAAATCAATCAGCGCAATTGTGTTCAATTTAGCTTAGATTAGTTCacttcaaattaattaattagcattTTAGACTCTGCCAAAACCCAAAAGTACTTGCAGACAAATGTGTCGTGTTCACTTACAAGTTACAATTGagccctttttttttttctttttttttttttttttttgcaaaaacaaAGCCGTTTGTTTGTTTAAAAAGTGACTTTAGAAATCAAATATTCTCTCCTAGTCTGAGTGTTGGTTCCTCTTTCCATTTTCATGCTAGTCAGGTATtggttcctctttccttttttggtaagttttgtatggtccaaattcaattccatgtggggtagggtgttttgtgtggtccaaaatcatttccttaattttgatGCCCAAAAGAAAGAAAACCAACACTCAGATTAGGAGGGAGTAAGTCGCTACTTGGAATAACGGGACACTTGTCAATGCTACAAGTCTGCAACCAGATTGTCCCATGCATTTGTAGCTTTTCTATCAAAAAATCACCTTCTCAAAGGGTGAAGTGGACACAAGACAACCTCAAAAAATCTAAAACAGGTATAAACTCTCAAGtatcaaaaatcacaaaatgtttccgtGGCATGTACTCCAACTCAAGGAACATGCCCTTTCCACTTTCTAGTTTCTACTACCATCCCCAAATTTCTCTACCTTTTTTTTTTGTGACGAGGGAATCCATAATCGTTACTTTCGGTACACCAGGTAGATCCTCGGGCATATATAGTAACCTGCAAACCAAGTATAACAAGTAAACTTCCCGATAAATACTCGACAAAATTGCTCTTTGACAGGCTTGAACCTATCTCCCGGAAATTTCTCTACTTTTTGTCATCTTATTAATTACACCTATTAAATTGTCTTCAGTaacccgaaggagattgcccccgctgtcggtaggggatactcttGGTCAAcaccaaacaaattaattaaacacaaattctcattatagacgggagatatccgtctatagttatagacggaccAAATATCCATCCACTTTAAGCctaagacaagcaacaagttgcatggtGGAGCCTAAAAATATCAccattttaagcatatttgacctgTTTTTCACTTTAAACATATATATCCGTCTGTACTAAGactaattgttaattaattgatATCAATTGTTAACTCCTATCTTAATTAGCGTATGGCAGCACTTCAGATTCAACTCCCTTCACCAGATCACCACAAGTTATAAAATAAGACTTCTAAAGACGGTCTTATTTTATAAGACGATCTTACACAATAATTACCACAATATAACCAACCCCCTTTCTTTCAATTCTGTTGGTCAGTTTGTTCAACTGTTGTATTGACTCGTCAATACTAGAAATTACAAAGGTTGAAtgcaaagaaaataagaaatgTATTCTTCCATGGCAGCAGTCCTCACTCATGGACCCTTTGTAGCTCCACATTCAATATTACCAACTACCCATGTCTCCATTTCTCCTCTACTCAAGCTTTCAAACAACTCTAATGCCTGCTTTATTCCCTTTTCCTGCAAAAGGcctcttttttcttcttctcatTTTCCCAACTACTCACATTTCCGGTATCTCTcgctttctttttctttgtttttctgtTCTACTAACATTTTTACTCATGTATGTATATATGTATGCAGTGGGGTATAaaagttttagttaaaatttccgaATTTTTTTCGAGTTTACCTTACGTCCTTACTGCATTACTTGTTTCGCCCCTTACCTAGAAATCCTGACTCCGCCAATGTATGTTAATTATTTGTATGTATGTCTGTATGATTGGATGGTTTTGCAAAGGTACCTTGATGAGTAAGggtaatgggatgattgttgaatTTGGGGTTGGCTAACATGGACATGAAGTTGTTTAAATAGCAGCAGGAATGGAAAAAGGTGAGTGATTTGAGGACAAATTGAGAGggtaagaaaagaagaaggataTAGAAAGCTAAGGGAATAAAAAACAAGTGTGATTGAGGAAAACTATATAGTTATCTCATCTATTTTATTGACTCACTATTTTCATCGCTTTTTATTTTGTGAAGTAATAGCCGATTGATGCAATTCTCAACGCAATTTTCATCATGTTTTTGAGCGTATGTGTAAGGTTGTATATATTTGACACCCTTGTCCTCAAATAGGTAGGTTCCTTTGAGGCAACAGAGTTATGTTGTTTGTCATTTGTTGTCAGAATTAGGCGGTTTATTATGTGGTGTAGCTCAATAGGTTGCTGAAAATGTACTAATATAGTGTAGCTGGGTTTTGTGCTTATCATCTGGTTATATGTCCAGTCGGCCATTTTAGCTATGTGCTCGGTTAAGAGTAATCTCTTAGTTTTCCTTCATGTTGTCGTTTGATACTGTGACATGTGACTTTCTTAGGGTTTAGTGTAATTGCTGGCTGTTTATTGTGTTGTTTTactttaaaagtgatttaataaGGAAGAAAGTTACTTATGCTTGATGGAACATATTGACATGGTTTTACTATACCGTTTTCCTGTCACATGTAAATGCTGGTGTTGTAGTGAAGCCATATGAAGCTGCATTGTATCACTCAAATTCGATACTTTAAGGAAATTAGAAAGTACTGTCAGTAGAAATATAGTTAGAAACTTTCTTAATCTGATTACATACTATTTCCTTTTCAGTGTCACTATCCCCTCGACTGTTATATTGTATGATTATGATATTTCGTATCTTGGTTGATGTAAATAGGATCAGAAGCTTTCAATCACAAGACGGCAGAGCTGATGATTCTGCAAACTCTAATGATTCCTTGAATGAAGTTGATAGAGTGAATGAGTTGCTAAAGGACCAAAAGCTAGAAAATGACGGCAAAGACAATTATTTTGTGGCAAAATTAGCAATTGGCCTGGGAGTGGCTGCAACTGTAACTTTCCTGTCTATTACTCTCAAGCAGCAAGATGTTGGATCGTCCCTTGGAATTGGAATCCAGCGTCTAGCTGACGTGTCATCTTCTTCCAGCTCGGCAGCACCTGTTGGCTTCTCGTTCAAAGCGTTTGGTCACAGAGTTGTACTTCCAGAATATGCTCCAGGGTGTGTATTACGATCCTTAATCTATATGTATATTGTTCGGTCAAACACTGTATGCTTTAGTTTCATCAGTTTGCTTTTAGGGGAACGGAGTATAGTATTTTCCTGACCATGTTATCAAGCTTCAATTCTTCAGTAAGGATGAATATGTCATAGAACCAATAATTAGTACATGTATTGTTGCATCACTATAATCGTCAAGAATGGCATTAACAACTATTCCCTTTGTCCCTGTAAAAGTTTACCTATGCTATCGTAGCCCATCGTCTCAACTGCTAGCTTACCTTGCCTTTTTAGGCGTTTTTGGTGTGGGGGATAATGAATGTGAGACTCTGTATCCCACTTGCAGTTgtctacataaaaaaaaaaaaaaaaaaaaaaaaaaaaaactgatttaAAGCAACTGTGACTATCTGCAGAGATAGAGGCAGGATATTTGTTCGACGTTGTTCTAATTGTTATGTTAAGTAGACATAACGTTTGATCTTCAATATCGCATTGTGCAGGTGGGTCTATTTTTGGTTGCTTATGGCTGCTGGATGCGGGCTGTTTATCAGTGAAGAGGCCTTAAATATATGGGTCTGTCCTTTTTGCCGGTATTTCTGTTTTACAAACTAAGAATTTGACATACCACGATCATCATCATATTCATGTACTCTCCCCATTCACTTAAATTCACTACACTTGTTTTTGAGCCAAAGTTTTAGGAGATGGAATACATATATGTGAGAATAATGGAAAAAATATAGTGAATTAATTTAAATGTCGCGCAAAGGAAAATGTAGTGAACTCAATTCAATAGAGGGAGTAGTACATACCTTCATTTGAGAGCTTGCTGACATTCTTACAATAGGTTGGCATAACCTTAGCCCGGAAACTTTGCTTGGATGGGACATGGCAATCTTTTGCTGAATCATTCTCCAGAAGTGGCCCATACATTATATCTACCGTCTTGTGGGTTTACTGGTAACTGACTTTCTATCTCTTTCTTATGCTTATAACTGTAGTCATCATATTGCCAAGAGAGATTTACCTGTTTGAATGAACCTTACAAGTTCTAAAATTTTTCAGGGGAGTTTGCATCAGTGACATGATACCGTTTTATGTCGGGAAGCTTTTCAGGCAGTCAGGAGCTTCTGATGATGTGTGTTCAAAGGTTTGCTTGGTCTTCTTGACATTATGCTTCATTGCCGAACATTGTGCTACTTGCTTCCTAGCTCTTTCATACTCCCTCCTTTCATTTGGATTCGCTACATTCATTTTCCTTTTTGAGTCATTCGCACCAATTTACTAGATTTCCACATTTAGGTAAATTTCGAAATCCAGTGTCCATCCACCTGCTCACACTATCCACCCACTTGACATATATACCCTTCACACTTCTCCCTTAAAACTCGTTCTAGTAAATGTAGTGAATCCAAAAGAATGGAGTGGGTGTTTCTTTATGTTTGTAATTCTTATAGATGCCCTGTTTATATATGCAGTTAGGAATAGGTAGAGAGAAGCTGGTGAAGATTACACGTGCTGTTCAAAAATATGGCAATCTCAGTGGTTTTGGTAATTTCGCTGGGACTTACCGATAACTTTATTCCTCTTTGTTTACAGTTGTTTTCTTCCTGAAATGGGACCTCTTCGTCCTCCGGTTTTTGCTTTGGTACATTTGTTTTTACAGTATGTGTTATGAAGCTTACTTGGACTGTTTGAGATAACTATACATGACTAATGCTTTTTTCGACAGTTTAACTTAGTCTTTGATGGTTGTGTCTCCATCCTTCTCTGTAGAAATCTCGTCTCTCATTATCTAGTCTTACTTTTCAATATGTAAGTCTATGTTTGACATGCTTTCATACAGTTGAGCGCTTCTCTCTTGGAGTGAGGAATCCAACGGCATTTCTTGCTGGAGCCATGGTTAGTACCGTCCTTTGTCAAATGTCAATCTTAGCTTTAACTTCTCGTTTTCATTTTCAAACATAGTGGTTGAAGCTGACCGCAGAAACTCATATGGAACTGTTATATACTAATATACATATAACAATCTCATTTCGTGTTATAAttggtactccctccgtcccggtcaattgttgtccttcgGTTTTGGCACAAATACCAAGGAAAGAAGAGatggccaattactaaatgacatgtggacgaatttgaatgtgaatgatcaaattcattcttaaaatataaaggacaacaattgactgaaacacccaaaatggaataagacaacaaatgactgagacagagGGAGTACTTCATAATTGTGTAAGTGACTTGTTGAGTTCATGCAAGAACAATATTACGGGAGACTAATTAGGTATTTGTGGTTCTTTGCACATAGTCCTAGTGTCGGGGCCCATGATAGTTTCTTGATCTTCAGTTGTCATTTTTTGCTGAGGACGATGTTGTAAATACAGGGGGTTTCTCCTGAGTGTTTCTTTGCTGGTGTTTGCTGTGGTGGTCTTGTCACTTTACCTATTCAGGTTAGTGTTGTTGGCTTGACTGGTGTTTATAAATCAGAGAATACCTGCATTGACTATAAATACTTCCTGAATTGGTAAGGTTTATCTTGtgtggattttgattttggtggttGCAGCTGGCTATTGGATTTTTATTACGAGAACGCCCTTTGTTTGCTGTTGCAACTGTTGCTTCTGTAGTGGTAAGTGATTTTCCAGTAATGGCAAATTTACTTAGGTCTCGTGTAAGGATGATAATACATTCAGACCAGAGTCACCAGACCCGTTGTTGACTCATCGGATTGAATCTAATTTAAGGTCAAGACTCAAGATCACGTGTCTAGGTCTAATGAGACCTGGTCTAGATTTGCTTCATTGCCATCTTTAGTCGTCTCATACTCTCATTgtgtgtagttttttttttttttttttgacccaTCTCTATTGCTCCATTCAGGGCATTTGGACCATATTTCCATACGCGGTGGCTGCTTCAACGGCATTATTCTTCTATTTGCGACAAAGATATTCTTCGACATAAACGTACAGCATCGGCCCCATACATTTTACTATTCTTCACATTGTAGAGCACCGAGATTCACTCACTTTAAACCTACCAATGCCTAGTGTCGGTGGTAATTTCAATGGCATAGGTTTGATAGTAGCGGAGTCATTCTTAGTGTAGATAGTAATTCTATCCTTTCTTGAATTGCCATCCTGCTCTCCCTACCTTATTTAGTTGTATCGCCACAGATGAAATATATTCTTCCACAAGAAACAGTTGGATTGATTATATCATTTGAGTATATTGATCTTTGTTCTCGCTTTTTATAGAAACCCAAGTTTCACGGTGTTCCGTCATTTCTGCATATTTTTATTTCGCAGTGTAAAACAGGATGATGTTGTAGACAATATATGGAAGCAGTTTACTTTTCTCTTTAAAAACGACACAGGCTGATGTTATAGAGAGTGATACCATCTGAAGCATTAAGCATAGGAAAAACTAAAAGATACTCCTCTTTTTCGGTGTTAGCTGCAGGGCAAGCCAGTACAATATATTGGGGAGGGGGATTCGAACACGTGACCATTGTCATGATACATCCGTTTAAGTTCTTAACTACTAGGCTAAAACCTTCTCGGTGAGGGTATGTTGATTGATGCGAGTTCTGAATCTCAGCTGCTGCAATCAACCACTGCAGACT
It includes:
- the LOC141591879 gene encoding protein RDM1-like — protein: MSLSVNVDILSSDDEKDMEIDTSPSAHKLTPEAKITQPAIMKSTEGSILRRAKMYQEYMNKVPIPNNRGSVILCNSWTGLAKSLKELYGQPLHYLTNVLLKQWDQARFETGDDYQPLDTVVHPLKAESTIWLIEEVHRRTASHHQLSKLWMQDPVYHAFIDPLFPKI
- the LOC141590931 gene encoding uncharacterized protein LOC141590931, which produces MYSSMAAVLTHGPFVAPHSILPTTHVSISPLLKLSNNSNACFIPFSCKRPLFSSSHFPNYSHFRIRSFQSQDGRADDSANSNDSLNEVDRVNELLKDQKLENDGKDNYFVAKLAIGLGVAATVTFLSITLKQQDVGSSLGIGIQRLADVSSSSSSAAPVGFSFKAFGHRVVLPEYAPGWVYFWLLMAAGCGLFISEEALNIWVGITLARKLCLDGTWQSFAESFSRSGPYIISTVLWVYWGVCISDMIPFYVGKLFRQSGASDDVCSKLGIGREKLVKITRAVQKYGNLSGFVERFSLGVRNPTAFLAGAMGVSPECFFAGVCCGGLVTLPIQLAIGFLLRERPLFAVATVASVVGIWTIFPYAVAASTALFFYLRQRYSST